Within the Pyramidobacter piscolens W5455 genome, the region CATATTCAGCGCCACCACCGTGTTGACCGGATCGTAATCGTCGGCGGCCGCCGATGCCGTGGGCGCAACGCACAGCCACAGCGCCGCGAGCGCCGCGAAAATCCTCTTCGTAAAACGCTCCATTTTTGTCCTTTTCTCCCCTTCCGGCGGGGAAAAAGCGCGCCATTTTCCCGCCGGATCCTATTATACACAGATTGCCCAACGCGCGTAAATTCCCGACGCGAACGGCGGCAAAAAATCTCCGGCAAAAAAATCCCCGCCGCTTTCGAGGCTTCTGCCGCCGCGAATTTTCGCAAAAACAAAAAACCGCCTTCCCGGCCGCAGCGCCGGGAAGGCAGTTTTCGATCCTCCGTGATTTTTCGCGGACCGTTACGCTTCGAAGGTGCCCTTGGCGAGCACTTCGCCGTCGCGCATCATCACGCGGCCGCGGCCGATCAGCGTGCGCAGGCGGTAATCCCTGTCGAGGATCATCAGGTCGGCGTCGCAGCCCTTTTCCAGCCGGCCCTTGCCGGGAAGCTTGAGCCAGGCGGCGGGATTGGCGCCGGCGAACGCGAAGATCTTTTCCAGCGGCGCGTCGCCCGCCCGCGCGCAGTCGCCGATGGCCTGAAGGATGGAGGCGGGATCCCCGACGCCCATGCCGGCGAAATTGCCCGCCGCGTCGAAGCGCGGCATGCTGCCGTTGCCGTCGGAGCTGAAGCAGACGTGCGACAGGTCGGCGCCTTCGGCCACGTAGCGGGCGACCGCGCCGGGCGTCTTTTCGTCGGCGGTGATGTCGGCCACGCCGCCGGCCTTGACCCAGGCGATCGCGTCGTCGAGAAGTCCGGGGCAGCGCGTCGTGTGCGTCGGCATGAACTGGCTCAGCGGCACGCCGGTGCCGCTCACGGCTTCGCGCAGCGGCTCCAGTCCCGAAGCCTCGCTGCCCATGTGCACGCAGACGACGCCGGCTTTGCCGGACAGCATCCCGGCCACGCGCGCTTCGGAAACCAGCGCGCGGATCGTCTCCACCGCAGGATGCGAGGAGCGGTGATCGGACAGCGCGATCTTGCAGCCGATGACCTTGTCGATCCAGGCGATGTCGTGGCCGACCTTGCCCGTGATCGTCGGCCCGGGCAGCTGATAGGAGCCCGTGTACATCCACGTGCTCAGCCCTTCGATGTCGAGCGCGCGGGCCTTCGCCAACAATTCGGTGAGCGAGCGGCTGAATCCGTCGGTCCCCAGCAGGCCGACCGCGGTCGTGATGCCGGCTTTGACGAACGTGGAAAGCTGAGCGGGCGGCGTGCGGAAATTGAACGCCCCTTCGCCGCCGGCGCCGCCGAAATGATTGTGATGATCGACGATGCCGGGAGCGGCGACGAGCCCCTCCGCGTCGATCGTCTCGAGACCGGGGATTTTCACGTCGAGCCCTCTTTCCACGGCGGCGATTGCGCCGCCAAGGATCAGCAGATCGGTCAGGCCCACGTGCTCGGGCGCGTACAGGTCGATATTCTTCAGAAGCAGCGGATTATGCATTTATTTTTTTCCTCGATTCGCAACAAACGATCCATAAAACTTCACGAAAAGAAATCGCAGGCCGGTGCGGTCTGCGATTTCCTGTCCCAAAACGCGATTATTTGCTTTCCGCAGTCTTGTTGCGGAAAATCGCAATGTTGCAGAACGCGTAGATCCACGCCAGCACCGCGCCCGCGTAGCACATGACCGTCCAGGGCAGATACTCCAGCACCGGCACGTCGAGCACCGACGCCATGTAAACGCCCGCGGCCGACCAAGGGATCAGCGGCACGACCACCGTGCCGGAATCCTCGAGCGTGCGGGACAGCACGTTGCGGCGAATGCCGAACTCGTCGAACGGATCGCGGTACATGATGCCGGGCATGATGATGCTCAGGTAGGAGTTGCCCGTGCCCAGCGCGGTGATAATGCCCGTCAGCGAGGTGGAGAACACCAAGCGGCCGACGCTGCTCTTGATGAAGCGCTCGCGCATGGCGTTGGTGATCACCTTGATCGTGCCGGTGCACTCGAGCTGCCCGGCGAAGATGTAGGCGAAGAACACGACCACGACCGAGCCGGACATGAAAGAAAGTCCGCCGCGGCTAAGCAGGCTGTCGACCACCTTGACGCCCGTCGCCGCCTTGGGGCCGCTGGCCATGATCTTGACGATCGCGGGCAGCGAATGGCCCTGCATCATCGCGAACGGTATGGCCGAAACCATCGACGCCCAGAGCACGGGGATCGTCGGCTTGCCCATGTAGGACAGCACCAGCATGACGCCCGCGGGGATCAGCACGAGCGGCGTCAGCTTGTAGGATTTCTCGATCGCGCCGACGATCTCGTTGATGCGGGTCATGTCCATCGTGTCGGCGCTGGACGAGCCGACGTAGGCGTACACGGCCAAGCCGATGCAGAACGCCGGCAGCGTCGTCCACATCATCGACTTGATGTGGTCCATGATGTCGCACTCGGCGGTCGCAGCCGCCAGGACCGTGGTGTCGGAAATGGGGCTGATCTTGTCGCCGAAGTAGCTGCCCGCGATGACCGCGCCGGCGGTGGCGGCGGGATTGATGCCGAGACCGTGGCCGATGCCCATCAGCGCCACGCCGAACGTGGCGGCCGAGCCCCACGAAGTGCCCGTCAGCACCGAAGAGATGGCGCAGATCACCGAGGCCGAGATCA harbors:
- the iadA gene encoding beta-aspartyl-peptidase, encoding MHNPLLLKNIDLYAPEHVGLTDLLILGGAIAAVERGLDVKIPGLETIDAEGLVAAPGIVDHHNHFGGAGGEGAFNFRTPPAQLSTFVKAGITTAVGLLGTDGFSRSLTELLAKARALDIEGLSTWMYTGSYQLPGPTITGKVGHDIAWIDKVIGCKIALSDHRSSHPAVETIRALVSEARVAGMLSGKAGVVCVHMGSEASGLEPLREAVSGTGVPLSQFMPTHTTRCPGLLDDAIAWVKAGGVADITADEKTPGAVARYVAEGADLSHVCFSSDGNGSMPRFDAAGNFAGMGVGDPASILQAIGDCARAGDAPLEKIFAFAGANPAAWLKLPGKGRLEKGCDADLMILDRDYRLRTLIGRGRVMMRDGEVLAKGTFEA
- the nhaC gene encoding Na+/H+ antiporter NhaC encodes the protein MAEKTAKPHKEVKLGGAIAIMVMILAIMIVGKLFMNFDTGMLCLIVALATTVVYVFGYGFTWDYMFKEGVIPMVARASGAILILLIVGPMIAIWMAGGTVPYLIKVGLSILRPSTFLISASVICAISSVLTGTSWGSAATFGVALMGIGHGLGINPAATAGAVIAGSYFGDKISPISDTTVLAAATAECDIMDHIKSMMWTTLPAFCIGLAVYAYVGSSSADTMDMTRINEIVGAIEKSYKLTPLVLIPAGVMLVLSYMGKPTIPVLWASMVSAIPFAMMQGHSLPAIVKIMASGPKAATGVKVVDSLLSRGGLSFMSGSVVVVFFAYIFAGQLECTGTIKVITNAMRERFIKSSVGRLVFSTSLTGIITALGTGNSYLSIIMPGIMYRDPFDEFGIRRNVLSRTLEDSGTVVVPLIPWSAAGVYMASVLDVPVLEYLPWTVMCYAGAVLAWIYAFCNIAIFRNKTAESK